The Geothrix oryzae DNA window GGTGGTGGAGAATTTCCGGCCGGGCGTCATGGACCGCCTGGGGCTGGGCTACAAGACGCTGGCGGCGCTCAACCCCCGGCTCATCTACTGCGCCATTTCGGGCTTCGGCCAGACGGGCCCCGACGCGCTTAAGCCCGCCTACGATCAGATCATCCAGGGTCTGTCCGGCGAAATGGCTGTGAACGGCGACGAGCGGCTGAACCCCCTGCGCACGGGCTTCCCCGTCTGCGACACCGTGGGCGGCCTGAACGCCGCCTTTGCCGTGATGGCGGCGCTCTTCCACCGGGAGCGCACGGGGCAGGGGCAGGCCATCGACATCGCCCTGCTCGACAGCATCATGCCCCTCATGGGCTGGGTGGCGGCCAACCTGCTCATCGGCGGCGAGCAGCCGGCCCTCATGGGCAACGACAACTTCACGGCCGCGCCCAGCGGCACCTTCCGGACGCAGGATGGGCACATCAACATCGCGGCGAACAAGCAGGAGCAGTGGGAGGCGGTCTGCGAGGTGCTGGAGGTTTCGGCATTGAAGACGGACCCCCGCTTCCAGGAGCGCGATACCCGGAAGAAGAACCGGCGGGAATTGACGCCGCTCCTGGAGGACCGGCTGACCCAGAAACCGACCCGCTTCTGGGTAGAGGCCCTGAACGCGAAGGATGTGCCCAGCGGGGAGATCCTGGGCCTCGAAGAGGCTTTACGGCAACCGCAGATCCAGCACCGGGAGGTGCTCCGCAAGGTCCAGGTGGCGGGCGTGGGCGAGATCGAGGTCTTCGGCCTGACGGCCCTCTTCGAGAAGACTCCAGGCTCCGTGGATGCCCCGCCGCCGGCCCTGGGCGAGCACAATGCCTTGGTCTACGGGCACCTGGGCCTGGGCGAAGGCGAACTGACCGAATTGAAATCCAAAGGCGTCATCTGAGGAGGTTCCCATGGGCATGACCGTCGTCGAAAAGATCCTGGCCCGCGCAGCGGGGCAGGCCTCCGTGAAAGTGGGGGATGTGGTCGAACCCCAGGTCGATCTCGCCATGTCGCATGAGAACGCGGCGCTGGTGATCAACCAGTTCCTGGAGGTGTTCCAGGGGACCGGCCGTCCGGCGAAGGTGTGGGATCCAGCCCGCATCGCCATCATCTTCGACCACCGGGTGCCGGCGGAATCCCCCAAGACCGCCACCAACCAGAAGAAGATCCGCGGATTCGTGGCCGAGCACGGCATCACCAAGTTCCACGACATTCGCGGCGATGTGGGCGGCATCTGCCACCAGATCCTGCCGGAGTACGGCTATGTGCGGCCGGGCTTCGTGGTGTTGGGCACGGATTCCCACACCACCAGCCACGGGGCGCTGGGCGCCTTCAGCTTCGGCGTCGGCGCCACGGAGATGGCCTCGGCCTGGAGCCTGGGCATCGCGGTGAACATCGAAGTGCCCGCCACCATCAAGGTGGTGGTGAAGGGCGAGTTTCCGGCCATGGTCGGCCCCAAGGACCTCATCCTCCACCTGATCGGCAAGCTCACGGCCCAGGGCGCCAACTACAAGGTGCTGGAATTCCACGGCGAGACCATCCGGAAGATGAGCACCAGCGGGCGCATCGCCATCTGCAACATGAGCGTGGAGGCCGGCGCCACCTCCGGCATCGTTCCCGGGGACGAGGAGACGGTCCGCTACCTCCGCGAGGAGGCGGGCGTCGTGGACGCGATCACCTGCGTCACCCCGGATCCCGATGCGCAGTACATCCAGACGGTGGAGATCGATGTCTCCGCGCTGGCGCCCCAGATCGCCTGCCCGCACATGGTGGACCATGTGAAGCCCATCGACCAGGTTCTCGGCACCAAGATCCAGCAGATCGTCATCGGCAGCTGCACCAACGGCCGCCTGGACGATCTGGCGGACGCCGCCGCCATCCTGCGGGGCAAAAAGGTCGCGGAAGGCACCCGCATGCTGGTGTTCCCCGCCTCCAGCAAAATCTTCGCGCAGGCCCTGGACAAGGGCTACATCCACGACTTCATGAGGGCCGGGGCCGTGGTCATGAACTCCGGCTGCGGTCCCTGCCTGGGCGTGCATGAGGGGGCGCTGGGCGACCACGAAGTGGCCCTCAGCACCACCAACCGCAATTTCAAGGGCCGCATGGGCAATCCGACCGGCGAGGTCTACCTCTGCAGCCCGGTGGTGGCCGCCGCCTCGGCGATCACCGGCGTCATCACCGATCCCCGGAAAGGAGCCTGACATGGCGAAGGTCATCATCACGCTCGGGAACGACATCAGCACGGATGACATCTACCCGGGCCGTTTCATGGCCACCGTGCTGCCCACGGAGACCCCCCAGTTCGCCTTCTTCGACCGCACCGAGTTCAACGCGAAGCTCAAGGCCAAGGCCTTTCCGCCAGGGTCGATCATCGTGGGCGGGGAGAACTTCGGTTGCGGCTCCAGCCGGGAGCAGGCCTGCTCAACCCTCAAGGGCCACGAGGTGGCCGTGGTGGCCAAGAGCATCTCGCGCATCTTCCTGCAGAACAGCATCAACCTGGGCCTGCAGGTGGTGATCTGCCCCGGCCTCGAGGCCAGCGAGGGGGATGAGCTGGAGATCACGACCGACCGGGTGCTCAACAAGACCACCGGCAAGGCCTTCGAGCAGGTCCAGCTGCCCGCCGCCCGCAAGGGCATCATGGACGCGGGCGGGCTCATCCCCTACACCCGCGCACGGCTGTTGGCGACGAACGCCTGAAGGCTTGCGGCAGGGAGAACCGGCCGGGGCGGTTGCGCTCCGGCCGGTTCTCTCTATTCCGTCGTCTCGAGGGCATCCTGCGGGCAGGGGTGGTGGTGGTTCCGGATGGCGTGGATGGCCATGTCGTAGTCCGGCTCATGCGTGAGCTCGGACACCAACTCGGTGTGGACGACCGTGCCGTTCTCGTCCAGCGCCACGACGGCCCGGGCCAGGAGGCCCCGCAGCGGGCCATCCACGAGGGTGACGCCGAACGAGGTTCCGAAATCCGGGTGCCGGAAGGCGGAGACGGGCACGGCCCGCTCCAGCCGCTCCGCCCCGCAGAAGAGATCCAGGGCGAAGGGCAGGTCCATGGAGACGCAGAGCAGCACCGCGTCGCTCAGATCCGCCGCGAGGGCGTTGAAGGTCCGCATGCTCTGGGCGCAGGTGGCCGTGTCCAGACTGGGGAAGATGCTCAGCACGATGCGCTTCCCCTCCAGCTCCACGCTGGTGATGTCGCGGAGATCCGTGCGGGTGAGGGTGAACGGGGGCGTGGCGAAGCCGATGGTGGGCAGCTCGCCGCAGGTATGGACGGGGTTGCCGTTCAGGGTGATCGTGGCCATGGTGACCTCCCGGCGGGCTCATCCTACTCCCGATGGGGAAATCCGTAACGGCATTCCTGACCGATTGATCACCTCTGAGTGGAAGATCACCCCTGGAATGCCTCGGCTCGCCCCAGCCCGCTGGCGGGAACTCCTTTGTGTCTCTAGGCTTGGAGCATGGAACCCGCGGTTGGGAAGTGGCGCTGGTACTGGGGCATCTGGGCCCTGATGGGGCTCTACATGGCCACCTGGGACCTGGCCATGTACCCGTCCGCCCCGGTTCTCCGGCTCGTGGTGATGAACCTGCTCCAGAACGGGGCCTGGGGCCTGCTGGGCCTCTTCCTGATCTGGCTGGCCAACCGGCGGCCCATCGAATCCTTCGCCTGGTCCCAGTGGCGGACCTGGACCCTGCACCTGCTGGCCAGCGTGGTCGTGGCGGCTCTGGGGCTTTTCGTGGCCTACCTCATCTCCCTCCGCCTGGATTCCTGGGACCTGGGGAAGCCCATCGATCTGGCGCGGTTCCTCAAGGGCCTGCCGCGCTTCTACCGGGCCTACTTCCACACGAACCTCCTCTTCATGTGGGCGGTGGTCGCCGCCTTCCATGGGTTGCGGATCTACCGGAAGTACAAGGCCCGCGAAGTCGAGGCCGCGAAGCTGGAGGCCCGGTTTGCCGAGGCCCAGAACCTGGCCCTTCGGATGCAGCTCCAGCCCCACTTCCTCTTCAACACGCTCAACTCCATCTCCGCCCTGGTCCACGCCAATCCGGAGGGCGCGGACGACATGATCAGCCGCCTGGGGGATTTCCTGCGCATGACCCTGGACGCTCCGCCCGACCAGCTGGTGACGCTGCGCAAAGAGCTGGCCTTCATCCAGGCCTACCTGGCCATCGAGCAGGTGCGCTTCCAGGACCGGCTCCAGGTCCGCATGGACATCGCCCCCGACCTGCTGGACCTGCGGGTGCCCAGCTTCATCCTCCAGCCCCTGGTGGAGAATGCTCTCAAGCATGGCCTGTCCGACCGTCCCCAGGGCGGCACCCTGCAGCTGCGGGCCCACCGCGATTCCGAGTGCCTGGTGATCGAGGTCCAGGACGACGGCGAGGGATTCACGCCGGGCCGCGAGGGCGTGGGTCTCGGCAATGTCCGGGCCCGCCTGGGGCTGCTCTACAAGGGCAGGCATCAACTGGACCTGCTGGGCGCTCCGGGCCGGGGTACCCTCGTGGTGTTGCACCTTCCCCTGGATCGGCCGGGACCGGAGGTCGGATGACCTTGCGTGCCCTCATCGTGGATGACGAATCGCTGGCCCGGCAGCGCATCCGCCATCTGCTCCGCAAGGCGCCGGACATCGAGGTGGCCGCCGAATGCGCCCACGGCCTCGAGGCGGTGAAGGCCATTGAGGACCTGGCGCCGGATCTGGTCTTCCTCGACATCCAGATGCCGGAACTGGACGGCTTCGGCGTGGTGGAGGCCGTGGGGGCGGACCGCATGCCGCCCACCCTCTTCATCACGGCCTATGACCAGCACGCGCTCCGGGCCTTCGAGGTCCACGCCCTCGACTACCTGCTCAAGCCCTTCTCGCCTGAGCGCTTCCACCAGGCCTTGGAGCGGGCCCGCCGCTGGTGTACCCAGAAAGAGGCAGGGAGCGGACCTGACCTGGAGGCCCTGCTGGCGGGGCTACGGAAGGAGCGGCCCTGGGTGGACCGGCTGCTGGTGAAGCAGGGCGACCG harbors:
- a CDS encoding CaiB/BaiF CoA transferase family protein yields the protein MSRKILEGIKVLDLTNVLSGPFTTLHLALLGAEVIKVENPKDGDLARKLGIVPDLNKKLMGTSFLAQNCNKKSITLNTKSPEGKEIFRKLVKDADVVVENFRPGVMDRLGLGYKTLAALNPRLIYCAISGFGQTGPDALKPAYDQIIQGLSGEMAVNGDERLNPLRTGFPVCDTVGGLNAAFAVMAALFHRERTGQGQAIDIALLDSIMPLMGWVAANLLIGGEQPALMGNDNFTAAPSGTFRTQDGHINIAANKQEQWEAVCEVLEVSALKTDPRFQERDTRKKNRRELTPLLEDRLTQKPTRFWVEALNAKDVPSGEILGLEEALRQPQIQHREVLRKVQVAGVGEIEVFGLTALFEKTPGSVDAPPPALGEHNALVYGHLGLGEGELTELKSKGVI
- a CDS encoding 3-isopropylmalate dehydratase large subunit: MTVVEKILARAAGQASVKVGDVVEPQVDLAMSHENAALVINQFLEVFQGTGRPAKVWDPARIAIIFDHRVPAESPKTATNQKKIRGFVAEHGITKFHDIRGDVGGICHQILPEYGYVRPGFVVLGTDSHTTSHGALGAFSFGVGATEMASAWSLGIAVNIEVPATIKVVVKGEFPAMVGPKDLILHLIGKLTAQGANYKVLEFHGETIRKMSTSGRIAICNMSVEAGATSGIVPGDEETVRYLREEAGVVDAITCVTPDPDAQYIQTVEIDVSALAPQIACPHMVDHVKPIDQVLGTKIQQIVIGSCTNGRLDDLADAAAILRGKKVAEGTRMLVFPASSKIFAQALDKGYIHDFMRAGAVVMNSGCGPCLGVHEGALGDHEVALSTTNRNFKGRMGNPTGEVYLCSPVVAAASAITGVITDPRKGA
- a CDS encoding 3-isopropylmalate dehydratase; amino-acid sequence: MAKVIITLGNDISTDDIYPGRFMATVLPTETPQFAFFDRTEFNAKLKAKAFPPGSIIVGGENFGCGSSREQACSTLKGHEVAVVAKSISRIFLQNSINLGLQVVICPGLEASEGDELEITTDRVLNKTTGKAFEQVQLPAARKGIMDAGGLIPYTRARLLATNA
- the tpx gene encoding thiol peroxidase; this encodes MATITLNGNPVHTCGELPTIGFATPPFTLTRTDLRDITSVELEGKRIVLSIFPSLDTATCAQSMRTFNALAADLSDAVLLCVSMDLPFALDLFCGAERLERAVPVSAFRHPDFGTSFGVTLVDGPLRGLLARAVVALDENGTVVHTELVSELTHEPDYDMAIHAIRNHHHPCPQDALETTE
- a CDS encoding sensor histidine kinase, which gives rise to MEPAVGKWRWYWGIWALMGLYMATWDLAMYPSAPVLRLVVMNLLQNGAWGLLGLFLIWLANRRPIESFAWSQWRTWTLHLLASVVVAALGLFVAYLISLRLDSWDLGKPIDLARFLKGLPRFYRAYFHTNLLFMWAVVAAFHGLRIYRKYKAREVEAAKLEARFAEAQNLALRMQLQPHFLFNTLNSISALVHANPEGADDMISRLGDFLRMTLDAPPDQLVTLRKELAFIQAYLAIEQVRFQDRLQVRMDIAPDLLDLRVPSFILQPLVENALKHGLSDRPQGGTLQLRAHRDSECLVIEVQDDGEGFTPGREGVGLGNVRARLGLLYKGRHQLDLLGAPGRGTLVVLHLPLDRPGPEVG
- a CDS encoding LytR/AlgR family response regulator transcription factor gives rise to the protein MTLRALIVDDESLARQRIRHLLRKAPDIEVAAECAHGLEAVKAIEDLAPDLVFLDIQMPELDGFGVVEAVGADRMPPTLFITAYDQHALRAFEVHALDYLLKPFSPERFHQALERARRWCTQKEAGSGPDLEALLAGLRKERPWVDRLLVKQGDRHILVKTAGLQWIEAEDNYVRLHVEGTSHLLRQTLSGLLTRLDPAQFRRIHRSAIVNLDCIKEFQPWTGGDHLVIMRDGTRLTLSRTYREQFGEWL